The proteins below are encoded in one region of Diorhabda carinulata isolate Delta chromosome 3, icDioCari1.1, whole genome shotgun sequence:
- the LOC130891982 gene encoding 26S proteasome regulatory subunit 8 isoform X2 yields the protein MTVINKMEVDGGPKGEGFRSYYITKIEELQLIVAEKSQNLRRLQAQRNELNAKVRMLREELMLLQEQGSYVGEVVKPMDKKKVLVKVHPEGKFVVDIDKNIDINDVTPNCRVALRNESYTLHKILPNKVDPLVSLMMVEKVPDSTYEMVGGLDKQIKEIKEVIELPVKHPELFDALGIAQPKGVLLYGPPGTGKTLLARAVAHHTECTFIRVSGSELVQKFIGEGSRMVRELFVMAREHAPSIIFMDEIDSIGSSRIESGSGGDSEVQRTMLELLNQLDGFEATKNIKVIMATNRIDILDPALLRPGRIDRKIEFPPPNEEARLDILKIHSRKMNLTRGINLRKIAELMPGASGAEVKGVCTEAGMYALRERRVHVTQEDFEMAVAKVMQKDSEKNMSIKKLWK from the exons atGACCGTGATTAATAAG atggAAGTGGATGGTGGTCCGAAAGGGGAAGGTTTTCGATCGTATTATATCACGAAAATAGAGGAATTACAACTCATTGTAGCGGAAAAGAGTCAAAATCTCAGACGACTGCAAGCTCAGAGAAACGAACTAAACGCAAAAG TTCGCATGCTTAGAGAAGAGCTCATGCTACTACAAGAACAAGGAAGTTACGTGGGAGAAGTCGTAAAACCCATggataaaaaaaaagttttagtaaaAGTTCACCCAGAGGGAAAATTCGTCGTCGATATTGATAAGAATATCGATATTAACGATGTTACACCAAACTGTCGTGTGGCTTTAAGAAACGAATCCTACACCTTACACAAAATTCTTCCCAATAAAGTTGATCCTTTAGTTTCACTTATGATGGTTGAAAAAGTACCGGATTCGACCTACGAAATGGTTGGAGGTTTAGATAAGCAAATCAAAGAGATAAAAGAAGTCATAGAACTTCCTGTGAAACATCCTGAGTTATTTGACGCTCTAGGTATAGCTCAACCTAAAGGAGTGCTACTTTACGGTCCTCCGGGTACCGGGAAGACCCTATTAGCCCGCGCGGTAGCTCATCACACAGAATGTACGTTTATAAGAGTATCCGGATCAGAATTAGTGCAAAAGTTCATCGGCGAAGGATCCCGTATGGTTAGAGAACTTTTTGTAATGGCCAGAGAACATGCTCCTTCCATTATATTTATGGACGAAATCGATTCTATTGGATCTTCCCGTATCGAATCGGGCTCGGGCGGCGATTCCGAGGTGCAAAGAACCATGTTGGAACTGTTGAATCAATTGGACGGTTTCGAAGCAACTAAAAACATCAAAGTTATAATGGCCACGAATAGAATTGATATTTTAGATCCGGCTCTACTCAGACCCGGTAGAATCGACAGGAAAATCGAGTTTCCTCCACCGAACGAAGAAGCCAGATTGGATATCCTGAAGATCCATTCCAGGAAAATGAACCTTACCAGGGGTATCAACCTCAGGAAAATCGCCGAATTGATGCCGGGTGCTAGCGGAGCTGAAGTTAAG gGAGTTTGTACCGAAGCTGGAATGTACGCTTTGAGGGAGAGGAGAGTCCACGTTACGCAGGAAGATTTCGAAATGGCCGTGGCTAAAGTTATGCAAAAAGACTCGGAGAAGAATATGTCcatcaaaaaattatggaaatga
- the LOC130891984 gene encoding glutamate--cysteine ligase isoform X1: MGLLTEGSPLSWEETKKYAQHVREHGIIQFINLYKRLRDREGDVLKWGDEVEYIIVKFFDDKKQAKVCLRSTELLTILNQKEIDDPTGVKSLWRPEFGAYMIEGTPGQPYGGLLAHFNIVEANMRNRRKEVTELLNPDETIMSITSFPRLGCDDFTYPSTTPTPDRGATRSLFFPDEAIYPGHPRFINLSRNIRMRRGENVAINLPILSVYRDKNTKIPIDDSYKRSKAALPDHVYLDAMGFGMGCCCLQLTFQACNITEARTLYDQLTPLCPIMLAFTAASPLHRGFITDIDCRWNVISGSVDCRTEEERGLKPLKENKFVIKKSRYDSIDSYLSPQGEKYNDIPLLYNEDDYKKLIDNGIDPLLAGHIAHLFIRDTVSLFSEKIYQNDDEDTDHFENIQSTNWQTMRFKPPPPNSTIGWRVEFRPCEAQITDFENAAIVCFVVLLTRVILSYQLNFLIPISKVDENMQNAQKRNAAREEKFWFRRDITTHVSPPEANECCKSGTNTDCDMFVLMTINEIFNGKEGEFPGLIPLINKYLSSMDVDADTHCTIQQYMKFIQRRASGEILTTASWIRKFVTEHPDYKQDSVVTELINFDLLKNIKDIQFGRKYCPLLLGTSTMSKTKESVPKAFSK, translated from the exons ATGGGTCTTTTGACTGAAGGTAGTCCGCTTTCAtgggaagaaacaaaaaaatatgctCAACACGTACGCGAACATggtataattcaatttataaatttatataaacgtTTGAGAGATCGCGAAGGTGACGTACTTAAATGGGGCGATGAAGTAGAATATATTATAGTTAAATTTTTCGACGATAAAAAACAGGCGAAAGTTTGTTTGCGAAGTACTGAATTACTTACAATACttaatcaaaaagaaattgatgATCCTACTGGTGTTAAATCCCTATGGAGGCCTGAATTCGGTGCTTACATGATAGAAGGTACTCCAGGACAACCTTATGGGGGTCTATTAGCACATTTTAACATTGTAGAAGCCAATATGAGGAATAGAAGAAAGGAAGTTACGGAATTACTAAATCCTGATGAAACTATTATGAGTATAACAAGCTTTCCAAG ATTAGGTTGCGATGATTTTACTTATCCCTCCACAACACCGACTCCCGATAGGGGAGCCACTAGATCGCTATTTTTCCCAGACGAAGCCATTTATCCCGGTCATCCGAGGTTTATAAATTTATCCAGAAATATAAGGATGAGAAGGGGGGAAAATGTAGCGATAAATCTACCAA TTCTTTCAGTTTACAgagataaaaatacaaaaattccaaTAGACGATTCTTACAAACGTAGTAAAGCAGCTTTGCCGGATCACGTCTATTTAGACGCTATGGGATTCGGAATGGGATGCTGTTGTTTACAATTAACTTTCCAAGCTTGTAATATCACCGAAGCCAGAACTTTATACGACCAGTTAACACCGTTATGTCCCATTATG TTGGCTTTCACGGCGGCGTCGCCATTACATCGAGGTTTCATAACAGACATCGATTGTCGTTGGAACGTTATATCGGGTTCGGTCGATTGTCGAACGGAAGAAGAAAGGGGATTGAAACcgttgaaagaaaataaattcgttataaaaaaatctcgATACGATTCGATCGATAGTTATTTATCACCTCAAGGTGAAAAATACAACGATATACCGCTTTTGTACAATGAGGATGATTATAAAAAGTTAATCGATAACGGTATAGATCCGTTATTGGCTGGTCATATCGCCCATCTCTTTATTAGAGATACGGTATCGTTATTCTCCGAGAAGATTTATCAGAACGATGACGAAGATACTGAtcattttgag AATATTCAATCTACGAATTGGCAAACGATGAGATTTAAACCGCCACCTCCGAATTCAACGATTGGATGGAGGGTCGAGTTTAGGCCTTGTGAAGCTCAAATTACCGATTTTGAAAATGCGGCGATCGTGTGTTTCGTCGTGTTGCTAACAAGAGTTATTTTATCGTATCAATTGAATTTCTTGATACCTATTAGCAAG GTGgatgaaaatatgcaaaatgcTCAGAAGAGGAACGCTGCTAGGgaagaaaaattttggtttAGGAGAGATATTACGACGCACGTGAGTCCACCGGAGGCGAACGAGTGTTGTAAATCGGGAACGAATACTGACTGTGATATGTTTGTTCTGATgactattaatgaaatttttaatggaaaa GAAGGGGAATTTCCCGGGCTCATAcctttgataaataaatatttgagtaGTATGGACGTCGATGCCGATACTCATTGTACTATTCAACAATATATGAAGTTCATACAGAGGCGGGCTTCGGGTGAAATACTGACGACAGCGTCGTGGATTAGAAAATTTGTTACAGAACATCCGGATTACAA GCAGGATTCCGTAGTAACTGAATTAATAAACTTCGATCTTTTGAAGAATATCAAAGACATTCAGTTCGGTCGAAAGTACTGTCCGCTCCTCCTCGGCACTAGTACTATGTCCAAGACAAAGGAAAGTGTACCTAAAGCGTTCTCGAAATAG
- the LOC130891982 gene encoding 26S proteasome regulatory subunit 8 isoform X1 yields the protein MGQAASFPKIHLKKKKALFISPKAYVECISDTKEPADIHHYYNMEVDGGPKGEGFRSYYITKIEELQLIVAEKSQNLRRLQAQRNELNAKVRMLREELMLLQEQGSYVGEVVKPMDKKKVLVKVHPEGKFVVDIDKNIDINDVTPNCRVALRNESYTLHKILPNKVDPLVSLMMVEKVPDSTYEMVGGLDKQIKEIKEVIELPVKHPELFDALGIAQPKGVLLYGPPGTGKTLLARAVAHHTECTFIRVSGSELVQKFIGEGSRMVRELFVMAREHAPSIIFMDEIDSIGSSRIESGSGGDSEVQRTMLELLNQLDGFEATKNIKVIMATNRIDILDPALLRPGRIDRKIEFPPPNEEARLDILKIHSRKMNLTRGINLRKIAELMPGASGAEVKGVCTEAGMYALRERRVHVTQEDFEMAVAKVMQKDSEKNMSIKKLWK from the exons ATGGGTCAAGCTGCatcttttccaaaaattcacttgaaaaagaagaaagctCTTTTCATTTCACCAAAAGCATATGTGGAATGTATTTCAGATACGAAGGAACCGGCCGATATCCATCACTATTATAAT atggAAGTGGATGGTGGTCCGAAAGGGGAAGGTTTTCGATCGTATTATATCACGAAAATAGAGGAATTACAACTCATTGTAGCGGAAAAGAGTCAAAATCTCAGACGACTGCAAGCTCAGAGAAACGAACTAAACGCAAAAG TTCGCATGCTTAGAGAAGAGCTCATGCTACTACAAGAACAAGGAAGTTACGTGGGAGAAGTCGTAAAACCCATggataaaaaaaaagttttagtaaaAGTTCACCCAGAGGGAAAATTCGTCGTCGATATTGATAAGAATATCGATATTAACGATGTTACACCAAACTGTCGTGTGGCTTTAAGAAACGAATCCTACACCTTACACAAAATTCTTCCCAATAAAGTTGATCCTTTAGTTTCACTTATGATGGTTGAAAAAGTACCGGATTCGACCTACGAAATGGTTGGAGGTTTAGATAAGCAAATCAAAGAGATAAAAGAAGTCATAGAACTTCCTGTGAAACATCCTGAGTTATTTGACGCTCTAGGTATAGCTCAACCTAAAGGAGTGCTACTTTACGGTCCTCCGGGTACCGGGAAGACCCTATTAGCCCGCGCGGTAGCTCATCACACAGAATGTACGTTTATAAGAGTATCCGGATCAGAATTAGTGCAAAAGTTCATCGGCGAAGGATCCCGTATGGTTAGAGAACTTTTTGTAATGGCCAGAGAACATGCTCCTTCCATTATATTTATGGACGAAATCGATTCTATTGGATCTTCCCGTATCGAATCGGGCTCGGGCGGCGATTCCGAGGTGCAAAGAACCATGTTGGAACTGTTGAATCAATTGGACGGTTTCGAAGCAACTAAAAACATCAAAGTTATAATGGCCACGAATAGAATTGATATTTTAGATCCGGCTCTACTCAGACCCGGTAGAATCGACAGGAAAATCGAGTTTCCTCCACCGAACGAAGAAGCCAGATTGGATATCCTGAAGATCCATTCCAGGAAAATGAACCTTACCAGGGGTATCAACCTCAGGAAAATCGCCGAATTGATGCCGGGTGCTAGCGGAGCTGAAGTTAAG gGAGTTTGTACCGAAGCTGGAATGTACGCTTTGAGGGAGAGGAGAGTCCACGTTACGCAGGAAGATTTCGAAATGGCCGTGGCTAAAGTTATGCAAAAAGACTCGGAGAAGAATATGTCcatcaaaaaattatggaaatga
- the LOC130891984 gene encoding glutamate--cysteine ligase isoform X2 translates to MGLLTEGSPLSWEETKKYAQHVREHGIIQFINLYKRLRDREGDVLKWGDEVEYIIVKFFDDKKQAKVCLRSTELLTILNQKEIDDPTGVKSLWRPEFGAYMIEGTPGQPYGGLLAHFNIVEANMRNRRKEVTELLNPDETIMSITSFPRLGCDDFTYPSTTPTPDRGATRSLFFPDEAIYPGHPRFINLSRNIRMRRGENVAINLPIYRDKNTKIPIDDSYKRSKAALPDHVYLDAMGFGMGCCCLQLTFQACNITEARTLYDQLTPLCPIMLAFTAASPLHRGFITDIDCRWNVISGSVDCRTEEERGLKPLKENKFVIKKSRYDSIDSYLSPQGEKYNDIPLLYNEDDYKKLIDNGIDPLLAGHIAHLFIRDTVSLFSEKIYQNDDEDTDHFENIQSTNWQTMRFKPPPPNSTIGWRVEFRPCEAQITDFENAAIVCFVVLLTRVILSYQLNFLIPISKVDENMQNAQKRNAAREEKFWFRRDITTHVSPPEANECCKSGTNTDCDMFVLMTINEIFNGKEGEFPGLIPLINKYLSSMDVDADTHCTIQQYMKFIQRRASGEILTTASWIRKFVTEHPDYKQDSVVTELINFDLLKNIKDIQFGRKYCPLLLGTSTMSKTKESVPKAFSK, encoded by the exons ATGGGTCTTTTGACTGAAGGTAGTCCGCTTTCAtgggaagaaacaaaaaaatatgctCAACACGTACGCGAACATggtataattcaatttataaatttatataaacgtTTGAGAGATCGCGAAGGTGACGTACTTAAATGGGGCGATGAAGTAGAATATATTATAGTTAAATTTTTCGACGATAAAAAACAGGCGAAAGTTTGTTTGCGAAGTACTGAATTACTTACAATACttaatcaaaaagaaattgatgATCCTACTGGTGTTAAATCCCTATGGAGGCCTGAATTCGGTGCTTACATGATAGAAGGTACTCCAGGACAACCTTATGGGGGTCTATTAGCACATTTTAACATTGTAGAAGCCAATATGAGGAATAGAAGAAAGGAAGTTACGGAATTACTAAATCCTGATGAAACTATTATGAGTATAACAAGCTTTCCAAG ATTAGGTTGCGATGATTTTACTTATCCCTCCACAACACCGACTCCCGATAGGGGAGCCACTAGATCGCTATTTTTCCCAGACGAAGCCATTTATCCCGGTCATCCGAGGTTTATAAATTTATCCAGAAATATAAGGATGAGAAGGGGGGAAAATGTAGCGATAAATCTACCAA TTTACAgagataaaaatacaaaaattccaaTAGACGATTCTTACAAACGTAGTAAAGCAGCTTTGCCGGATCACGTCTATTTAGACGCTATGGGATTCGGAATGGGATGCTGTTGTTTACAATTAACTTTCCAAGCTTGTAATATCACCGAAGCCAGAACTTTATACGACCAGTTAACACCGTTATGTCCCATTATG TTGGCTTTCACGGCGGCGTCGCCATTACATCGAGGTTTCATAACAGACATCGATTGTCGTTGGAACGTTATATCGGGTTCGGTCGATTGTCGAACGGAAGAAGAAAGGGGATTGAAACcgttgaaagaaaataaattcgttataaaaaaatctcgATACGATTCGATCGATAGTTATTTATCACCTCAAGGTGAAAAATACAACGATATACCGCTTTTGTACAATGAGGATGATTATAAAAAGTTAATCGATAACGGTATAGATCCGTTATTGGCTGGTCATATCGCCCATCTCTTTATTAGAGATACGGTATCGTTATTCTCCGAGAAGATTTATCAGAACGATGACGAAGATACTGAtcattttgag AATATTCAATCTACGAATTGGCAAACGATGAGATTTAAACCGCCACCTCCGAATTCAACGATTGGATGGAGGGTCGAGTTTAGGCCTTGTGAAGCTCAAATTACCGATTTTGAAAATGCGGCGATCGTGTGTTTCGTCGTGTTGCTAACAAGAGTTATTTTATCGTATCAATTGAATTTCTTGATACCTATTAGCAAG GTGgatgaaaatatgcaaaatgcTCAGAAGAGGAACGCTGCTAGGgaagaaaaattttggtttAGGAGAGATATTACGACGCACGTGAGTCCACCGGAGGCGAACGAGTGTTGTAAATCGGGAACGAATACTGACTGTGATATGTTTGTTCTGATgactattaatgaaatttttaatggaaaa GAAGGGGAATTTCCCGGGCTCATAcctttgataaataaatatttgagtaGTATGGACGTCGATGCCGATACTCATTGTACTATTCAACAATATATGAAGTTCATACAGAGGCGGGCTTCGGGTGAAATACTGACGACAGCGTCGTGGATTAGAAAATTTGTTACAGAACATCCGGATTACAA GCAGGATTCCGTAGTAACTGAATTAATAAACTTCGATCTTTTGAAGAATATCAAAGACATTCAGTTCGGTCGAAAGTACTGTCCGCTCCTCCTCGGCACTAGTACTATGTCCAAGACAAAGGAAAGTGTACCTAAAGCGTTCTCGAAATAG